A genomic region of Haliotis asinina isolate JCU_RB_2024 chromosome 1, JCU_Hal_asi_v2, whole genome shotgun sequence contains the following coding sequences:
- the LOC137288232 gene encoding uncharacterized protein isoform X2, whose product MGRWGEVIPLHFVGSPGLSRARVVIISQPSRRYTDQVAMIPELLKLGSDIYTYLEGLPERIVMIISADLAHTHLPDGPYGYSNTSEPFDMAVGEWAASLNEHALLVTASQLVDRALSCGYTGLVMMHGVFSAGGLSSWQPDLLVNHHPSYYGMLVASMTRRNIVRVS is encoded by the exons ATGGGGTGAGGTGATCCCTCTGCACTTCGTCGGTTCACCCGGACTGTCCAGAGCCCGTGTGGTCATCATTTCACAGCCAAGTCGCCGCTACACCGACCAGGTTGCCATGATCCCCGAACTTCTAAAGCTAG GATCCGACATATATACGTACTTGGAAGGGTTACCTGAACGAATAGTGATGATAATCAGCGCTGACTTGGCGCACACGCACCTGCCAGATGGACCTTACGGCTATTCCAACACGTCGGAGCCTTTTGATATG GCTGTGGGCGAGTGGGCAGCGTCATTGAACGAGCACGCCTTACTGGTCACTGCCTCGCAGCTTGTGGACAGAGCCCTCTCATGTGGATACACAGGCCTCGTCATGATGCACGGGGTGTTCTCTGCAGGGGGTCTGTCGTCATGGCAACCGGATCTCCTTGTCAACCACCACCCCAGTTACTATGGCATGCTGGTTGCTTCGATGACAAGAAGGAATATTGTCCGCGTTTCCTGA